A single window of Nicotiana tomentosiformis chromosome 1, ASM39032v3, whole genome shotgun sequence DNA harbors:
- the LOC104116519 gene encoding uncharacterized protein yields MQQQQSIIAEFDKQYDQIKREYWLRLNASVDVVRILLNQRFAFRSHDESESSLNEGDFIEILSWYADKCDKIKPSVLKCAPKNNKMTSSDIQKEIVIACKIETIKAIIEDLNGDYFSLLVDESIDVSRKEQMAIILRYVDKKGSVMERFIGIIHVRDTSVLSLKKVIVDLLVHHSLSLSFIRGQCYDGESNMQGELVLLVSNILNVLGASFKHVDEFRDSQNEKLQEALDMGELNTGRGLNQELGLVRDGDTHWGSHYKSFGNFIHILGITNELCNDPTGRFEYYSPIFPFTAQFMLYSHFKTYQHDILVPNFDDLYVNSGRSRRKPADYTVFHHYRVDVFCKVFDWQLQELNDRFDEVTTDLLHGVACLNPIDSFSSFDIRKIMKMPKLYPDDFDEFWMSALENQLASYIIDVRDFYERFSNLNGLSDISK; encoded by the exons ATGCAGCAACAACAGTCTATTATTGCTGAATTTGACAAACAGTATGATCAAATTAAGCGTGAGTATTGGCTTCGCTTAAATGCTTCAGTTGATGTGGTAAGGATTCTCTTGAATCAACGATTTGCATTTCGCAGTCATGACGAAAGTGAATCGTCATTGAATGAGGGTGATTTTATTGAAATTCTTTCATGGTATGCTGATAAATGTGATAAGATTAAACCTTCTGTGTTGAAATGTGCTCCAAAAAACAATAAGATGACTTCTTCAGATATTCAAAAAGAAATTGTGATAGCATGTAAGATAGAAACTATTAAGGCTATAATAGAGGATCTAAATGGTGACTACTTTTCTTTATTAGTTGATGAGTCTATAGACGTGTCACGCAAAGAGCAAATGGCTATTATTTTACGGTATGTCGATAAAAAAGGAAGTGTGATGGAGAGGTTTATTGGCATTATTCATGTTCGAGATACTAGTGTTTTATCTCTAAAGAAAGTAATTGTCGATCTACTTGTTCATCATTCTTTAAGTTTATCTTTTATACGTGGACAATGTTATGATGGGGAAAGCAATATGCAAG GTGAACTTGTATTATTGGTTTCAAATATTTTGAATGTGTTGGGAGCTTCTTTTAAACATGTGGATGAATTTCGAGATTCTCAAAATGAAAAACTCCAAGAGGCATTAGATATGGGTGAACTAAACACAGGTAGAGGCTTGAATCAAGAACTTGGTCTTGTTAGAGACGGTGATACTCATTGGGGATCTCACTACAAGTCATTTGGAAACTTTATTC ATATTTTGGGAATCACTAATgagttgtgtaacgacccgaccggtcgttttgagtattacagccccatttttccatttactgctcaatttatgctttacagtcatTTTAAgacttaccag CATGATATTTTGGTGCCTAATTTTGATGATCTATATGTTAACTCTGGAAGATCACGACGAAAACCTGCTGATTATACTGTCTTTCATCATTATCGTGTTGATGTGTTTTGTAAAGTTTTTGATTGGCAACTTCAAGAACTTAATGATCGTTTTGACGAAGTGACGACTGATTTGCTTCATGGAGTTGCTTGTTTGAATCCAATTGACTCATTTTCAAGTTTTGATATCAGAAAAATAATGAAGATGCCTAAATTGTATCCTGATGACTTTGATGAATTTTGGATGAGTGCTCTTGAGAATCAACTTGCGAGTTACATTATTGATGTTCGTGATTTTTATGAAAGGTTCTCCAATCTAAATGGGCTTTCTGATATTTCAAAATGA